The following are encoded together in the Raineyella sp. LH-20 genome:
- a CDS encoding GlsB/YeaQ/YmgE family stress response membrane protein produces the protein MTELLVPLALNVGWFGLIIIGLVAGAIAKAILPGNDPTSWVTSLILGVVGALVGGWIGSLVGIQGHGFFSLWTWILAIVGCIVVLFVYGLLTKKKV, from the coding sequence ATGACAGAGCTTCTCGTTCCTCTCGCCCTCAACGTCGGTTGGTTCGGTCTCATCATCATCGGACTCGTCGCCGGCGCCATCGCCAAGGCCATCCTCCCGGGCAACGACCCCACCAGCTGGGTCACGTCTCTCATCCTCGGTGTCGTCGGCGCTCTCGTCGGCGGCTGGATCGGCAGCCTGGTCGGGATCCAGGGCCACGGCTTCTTCTCGTTGTGGACGTGGATCCTCGCCATCGTCGGCTGCATCGTCGTCCTGTTCGTCTATGGCCTCCTCACCAAGAAGAAGGTCTGA
- a CDS encoding DUF6350 family protein — protein sequence MSQNRNTPPRTRPDLGRPAGVRRTPRDGRARTADQQPDDLVEGVTGVRPELPLAEVPLVTAARRPGWLWILAAGGVPAVVGWVALAALASLAWLTAPVGTYGGVLAVSTQLWLAGHGGGLYIEGTRWTLVPYGISLLLVWLLTLVSGEILRRWRDAEEPRGITLLTRGALVVLIYAVIVGGVGLALGNPRQGVGAFAGAVAVAVAGVGWAGARTFGRGSEAWVPDGVRRLLRALAIGLLTLATVGAGALVTGLVVHWAQVVVLTGALGGGVVGGLGAVVAQAAYLPTVIVWAVSYTLGAGVGLGDGSLVSPSDTHLGLLPGWPLTAAVPPNGPGTVLGLVWLAGGVVAGGLAAWTFLRGARRTRPDTSTASGGGVGLLVGLVTTGIGLLTRGDLGVSRLVGLGPRPLELLVLAVTLATAGGLVTGLGIGIARWLTGRRQARVTASVPPAGGTAADVPTGTSHDAPIGTASTGASDTPAGSVVGADASDLGDAAE from the coding sequence ATGAGCCAGAACCGGAACACCCCACCCCGCACCCGCCCGGACCTCGGTCGGCCCGCCGGAGTGCGGCGTACGCCTCGCGACGGGCGCGCCCGGACCGCGGACCAGCAGCCCGACGATCTCGTGGAGGGCGTCACCGGCGTACGCCCGGAGCTGCCGCTGGCGGAGGTGCCGTTGGTCACCGCCGCCCGGCGTCCCGGCTGGCTGTGGATCCTGGCGGCCGGCGGCGTGCCCGCGGTCGTCGGCTGGGTGGCACTGGCCGCGCTGGCGTCGCTGGCCTGGCTGACCGCCCCGGTCGGAACGTACGGCGGTGTGCTTGCCGTCTCGACCCAGCTCTGGCTGGCCGGTCACGGCGGTGGCCTGTACATCGAGGGCACCCGGTGGACCCTTGTGCCGTACGGCATCAGCCTGCTGCTGGTCTGGTTGCTCACCCTGGTCAGCGGAGAGATCCTGCGCCGGTGGCGCGACGCCGAGGAGCCCCGAGGGATCACCCTGCTCACCCGCGGTGCTCTCGTCGTCCTCATCTACGCGGTCATCGTCGGTGGGGTCGGCCTCGCCCTCGGTAATCCGCGTCAGGGGGTCGGGGCCTTCGCCGGTGCCGTCGCGGTCGCCGTGGCCGGCGTCGGCTGGGCCGGAGCCAGGACGTTCGGCCGTGGCAGCGAGGCATGGGTGCCGGACGGGGTCCGCCGCCTGCTGCGCGCCCTGGCCATCGGGCTGCTCACGCTCGCGACGGTCGGGGCGGGCGCCCTCGTCACCGGACTCGTCGTGCATTGGGCGCAGGTGGTCGTGCTCACCGGTGCCCTGGGCGGCGGTGTGGTCGGCGGCCTCGGTGCCGTCGTCGCCCAGGCGGCCTATCTGCCGACCGTCATCGTCTGGGCGGTCAGCTACACCCTCGGTGCCGGGGTCGGTCTCGGCGACGGGTCGCTCGTCTCCCCGAGCGACACCCACCTCGGTCTGCTGCCCGGCTGGCCGCTCACCGCCGCGGTCCCGCCGAACGGCCCGGGCACCGTGCTCGGCCTGGTCTGGTTGGCGGGCGGCGTCGTGGCCGGTGGCCTCGCCGCCTGGACGTTCCTGCGGGGGGCCCGTCGCACCCGGCCGGACACCAGCACGGCGTCAGGCGGCGGCGTCGGGCTTCTGGTGGGACTGGTGACCACCGGGATCGGTCTGCTCACCCGCGGCGATCTGGGGGTGTCCCGGCTGGTCGGCCTCGGTCCGCGTCCACTGGAACTGCTGGTCCTCGCGGTCACGCTCGCCACGGCCGGCGGACTGGTGACCGGGCTGGGCATCGGGATCGCACGGTGGCTGACCGGCCGTCGGCAGGCCCGGGTGACGGCCTCGGTCCCGCCGGCCGGGGGGACGGCGGCGGACGTCCCGACGGGCACGAGCCACGACGCCCCGATCGGGACGGCCTCTACCGGTGCGTCCGACACTCCTGCCGGGTCTGTCGTCGGGG
- a CDS encoding phospholipase D-like domain-containing protein, with product MPRIRRLAGRLFALVGILQAISIAGLQVAAYLRKRRQGPIRFPRTPPQEFTTAEGTATIFTYGQDLYDDMLAAIRSAQHSIYFETFIWKGDEIGQQFKDAFVEAAERGVEVYVVWDRFANLVVDHRFFRFPTTVHARRHPFYLRWPRGLRLGKYARNHRKVLVVDLATAWVGGYNIGARYAGDWRDTHVRLTGPIAPDLADAFVDYWNAIGGPRGRHLEEPRGRAWHRASRVHRNVPMYATYPIRGLYLEAIDRASQRIWLTHAYLIPDQDLLDGILRAAARGVDVRIIIPAESNHIEADWLSRGFYGTLLRGGVRLFLYQHAMVHSKTATIDGEWATIGTANLDRLSLVGNYEINVEFMDPSVAQRMETIFSTDLTNCRELTLREWQRRPLMAKVSEELLSPFRPFL from the coding sequence CTGCCCCGGATCCGCCGCCTGGCGGGCCGCCTGTTCGCCCTCGTCGGCATCCTCCAGGCCATCAGCATCGCCGGCCTGCAGGTCGCCGCCTACCTGCGCAAACGACGCCAGGGCCCGATCCGGTTCCCGCGTACGCCTCCCCAGGAGTTCACCACCGCCGAGGGCACCGCGACGATCTTCACGTACGGCCAGGATCTCTACGACGACATGCTGGCGGCGATCCGCTCGGCGCAGCACAGCATCTACTTCGAGACCTTCATCTGGAAGGGCGACGAGATCGGCCAGCAGTTCAAGGACGCCTTCGTCGAGGCCGCCGAACGCGGCGTCGAGGTGTACGTGGTCTGGGACCGCTTCGCCAACCTCGTCGTCGACCACCGCTTCTTCCGGTTCCCCACGACCGTGCACGCCCGCCGACACCCGTTCTATCTGCGGTGGCCGCGTGGGCTGCGGCTCGGCAAGTACGCCCGCAACCACCGCAAGGTGCTGGTCGTCGATCTGGCGACGGCCTGGGTCGGCGGCTACAACATCGGGGCGCGCTACGCCGGCGACTGGCGCGATACCCACGTCCGGCTCACCGGCCCGATCGCCCCCGATCTGGCCGACGCCTTCGTCGACTACTGGAACGCGATCGGCGGCCCCCGGGGCAGGCACCTCGAGGAGCCCCGCGGCCGCGCCTGGCACCGTGCCTCGCGGGTCCACCGCAATGTCCCGATGTACGCGACCTATCCGATCCGCGGGTTGTACCTGGAGGCCATCGACCGCGCCAGCCAACGCATCTGGCTGACCCACGCCTACCTGATCCCGGACCAGGACCTGCTCGACGGCATCCTCCGGGCTGCGGCGCGCGGGGTGGACGTACGGATCATCATCCCGGCGGAGTCCAACCACATCGAGGCGGACTGGCTGTCGCGCGGCTTCTACGGCACGCTGCTACGCGGTGGCGTACGCCTCTTCCTCTACCAGCACGCCATGGTGCACTCGAAGACGGCGACCATCGACGGCGAGTGGGCGACGATCGGCACGGCGAACCTGGACCGGCTGAGCCTGGTCGGCAACTACGAGATCAACGTCGAGTTCATGGATCCGTCGGTCGCCCAACGGATGGAGACGATCTTCTCCACCGATCTGACGAACTGCCGGGAGCTGACCCTGCGGGAGTGGCAACGCCGACCGCTGATGGCGAAGGTCTCCGAGGAACTGCTGAGCCCCTTCCGGCCGTTCCTCTGA
- a CDS encoding UvrD-helicase domain-containing protein: MAGGAGGSGPGGAGALREAGPAGTTAGGRPRSGRHKVTPEELVAGLNDPQREAVVHAGAPVLVVAGAGSGKTRVLTRRIAYLVGVRDVHPGSILAITFTNKAAAEMRSRVVELVGPRARVMWVSTFHSACVRILRAEIGHFDRSANFSIYDTADSKRLMQMICRDRNLDPKRYQPRELLNWISACKNELVRPEGSAGRAPRGQEDVYPGVYADYQRRLRAAEAYDFDDLIMETVRLLREFPEVREKYRRRFRHVLVDEYQDTNPSQYALVRELCGVDEHRDETAQGLAEAGIVPMDPPELMVVGDSDQSIYAFRGATIRNILDFEKDFPGARTILLEQNYRSTQTVLSAANAVIAKNPDRPKKRLWSDAGQGDKIVGYVADTEHGEAQFVADEVDRLVDAGTTTYGQTAVFYRTNAQSRAFEDVFIRVGLPYRVVGGVRFYERKEVRDAIAYLKAIANPHDDVSVRRIVNEPKRGIGDRAQEQVQHFADRERISFGSALDRLDEIEGLATRSTTQLRGFATMMADHRALMAAGSPADEILASILQASGYVDTLRKSTDLQDESRLENLTEFVAVAEEFVAQAHVVDIDDETGRPIDPETGTPLATDPDVEDAERQQSESDAERPAVSAELGGLGGGAPEPDDSLPAFLERIALVADADSVPEGDEEGVVTLMTLHTAKGLEFDTVFLTGFEDGVFPHMRALDDPDELEEERRLAYVGITRARKRLFLTRAVVRTQWGQPSYNPPSRFIADMPTDLLDWRRLVEPGSTWEIRAAARTSSAKDRTEGGRIFGSGQPPRGPHVDAVAVGDRVLHTSFGLGTVVGTVGVGQNAKADVDFGSLGVKRLSLRHAPMEKL, translated from the coding sequence ATGGCCGGCGGTGCGGGTGGCTCGGGGCCCGGCGGCGCCGGTGCTTTGCGGGAGGCCGGGCCTGCCGGCACCACGGCCGGCGGACGTCCGCGGAGCGGGCGGCACAAGGTCACCCCGGAGGAACTGGTCGCGGGGCTGAATGACCCGCAGCGGGAGGCGGTCGTCCACGCGGGGGCCCCGGTGCTGGTCGTCGCGGGGGCCGGTTCGGGCAAGACCCGGGTGCTCACCCGCCGCATCGCGTACCTCGTCGGCGTACGTGATGTGCATCCTGGATCGATCCTGGCGATCACCTTCACCAACAAGGCCGCCGCGGAGATGCGCTCCCGGGTGGTGGAGCTGGTCGGCCCGCGGGCCCGGGTGATGTGGGTGTCGACCTTCCACTCGGCCTGTGTCCGCATTCTGCGTGCCGAGATCGGCCACTTCGACCGTTCGGCCAACTTCTCCATCTACGACACCGCAGACTCCAAGCGCCTGATGCAGATGATCTGCCGGGACCGCAACCTGGATCCCAAGCGCTACCAGCCGCGTGAGCTGCTCAACTGGATCTCGGCCTGCAAGAACGAGCTGGTCCGTCCCGAGGGCTCGGCCGGGCGGGCACCGCGCGGGCAGGAGGACGTCTACCCGGGCGTCTACGCCGACTACCAGCGGCGGCTGCGTGCCGCGGAGGCGTACGACTTCGACGACCTGATCATGGAGACCGTACGGCTCCTCCGCGAGTTCCCCGAGGTCCGGGAGAAGTACCGGCGGCGCTTCCGGCACGTACTGGTCGACGAGTATCAGGACACCAACCCCTCCCAGTACGCGTTGGTGCGCGAGCTGTGCGGTGTCGACGAGCACCGCGACGAGACCGCACAGGGGCTCGCCGAGGCGGGGATCGTCCCGATGGACCCGCCGGAGCTGATGGTCGTCGGCGACTCGGACCAGTCGATCTACGCCTTCCGGGGTGCGACGATCCGCAACATCCTCGACTTCGAGAAGGACTTCCCGGGCGCCCGGACGATCCTGCTCGAGCAGAACTACCGCTCCACCCAGACCGTCCTCTCCGCGGCCAACGCGGTGATCGCCAAGAACCCCGACCGACCGAAGAAGCGGCTGTGGTCCGACGCCGGGCAAGGGGACAAGATCGTCGGCTACGTGGCCGACACCGAACACGGCGAGGCACAGTTCGTCGCCGACGAGGTCGATCGGCTGGTCGATGCGGGCACCACCACGTACGGCCAGACAGCGGTGTTCTACCGGACCAACGCGCAGTCGCGGGCGTTCGAGGACGTCTTCATCCGTGTCGGGCTGCCCTACCGTGTGGTCGGCGGGGTGCGCTTCTACGAGCGCAAGGAGGTGCGCGACGCGATCGCCTACCTGAAGGCCATCGCGAACCCGCACGACGACGTCTCCGTACGCCGCATCGTCAACGAGCCCAAGCGCGGCATCGGCGACCGGGCCCAGGAGCAGGTCCAGCACTTCGCCGACCGGGAGCGGATCAGCTTCGGCAGCGCGCTGGACCGCCTGGACGAGATCGAGGGTCTGGCCACCCGCTCGACCACGCAGCTGCGGGGCTTCGCCACGATGATGGCCGACCACCGCGCCCTGATGGCGGCCGGGAGCCCGGCCGACGAGATCCTCGCGTCGATCCTGCAGGCCTCCGGCTACGTCGACACGCTGCGCAAGAGCACCGACCTGCAGGACGAGAGCCGGTTGGAGAACCTCACCGAGTTCGTGGCGGTGGCCGAGGAGTTCGTCGCCCAGGCCCACGTGGTCGACATCGACGACGAGACCGGACGGCCGATCGACCCGGAGACCGGCACCCCGCTCGCCACCGACCCCGACGTCGAGGATGCGGAGCGCCAGCAGTCCGAGTCCGACGCCGAGCGGCCGGCGGTGTCTGCAGAGCTCGGCGGTCTGGGCGGTGGAGCCCCGGAACCGGACGACTCACTGCCGGCGTTCCTGGAGCGGATCGCCCTGGTCGCCGACGCCGACTCCGTGCCCGAGGGCGACGAGGAGGGCGTGGTCACCCTGATGACGCTGCACACCGCGAAGGGCCTGGAGTTCGACACGGTGTTCCTCACCGGCTTCGAGGACGGGGTGTTCCCGCACATGCGTGCCCTCGACGATCCCGACGAGCTGGAGGAGGAACGCCGCCTCGCGTACGTCGGGATCACCCGGGCCCGCAAGCGGCTCTTCCTCACCCGCGCGGTGGTGCGGACGCAGTGGGGGCAGCCCTCGTACAACCCGCCGAGCAGGTTCATCGCGGACATGCCGACGGATCTGCTGGACTGGCGCCGTCTTGTCGAGCCGGGGTCGACCTGGGAGATCCGCGCCGCGGCCCGGACGTCCTCGGCCAAGGACCGTACCGAGGGGGGCCGGATCTTCGGGTCCGGTCAGCCGCCGCGGGGACCGCACGTGGATGCCGTGGCGGTCGGGGACCGGGTGCTGCACACGTCGTTCGGACTGGGCACCGTGGTCGGCACAGTGGGGGTGGGACAGAATGCGAAGGCCGATGTCGACTTCGGGTCCCTCGGGGTGAAGCGGCTGTCGCTGCGGCACGCGCCGATGGAGAAGCTCTAG
- a CDS encoding cobalamin B12-binding domain-containing protein — protein MDTNARIRVVVAKPGLDGHDRGAKVVARALRDAGMEVIYTGLHQTPEQIVQTAIAEDADGIGLSVLSGAHLTLFQDVLEQLKAQDAADIVVFGGGIIPEEDIQPLRDMGAAQIFTPGTTMESIVEWVRGNVHTHAA, from the coding sequence GTGGATACGAACGCACGGATTCGAGTGGTAGTCGCCAAGCCCGGCCTTGATGGCCACGACCGCGGGGCCAAGGTGGTGGCCCGCGCCCTTCGCGACGCCGGCATGGAGGTCATCTACACCGGTCTGCATCAGACCCCTGAGCAGATCGTGCAGACCGCGATCGCCGAGGACGCTGACGGCATCGGCCTGTCGGTGCTCTCCGGCGCCCACCTGACCCTTTTCCAGGATGTCCTCGAGCAGCTCAAGGCCCAGGACGCCGCCGACATCGTCGTCTTCGGCGGTGGGATCATCCCGGAGGAGGACATCCAGCCGCTCCGCGACATGGGCGCGGCGCAGATCTTCACCCCCGGGACCACGATGGAGAGCATCGTGGAGTGGGTCCGGGGCAACGTGCATACCCACGCCGCCTGA
- the sucD gene encoding succinate--CoA ligase subunit alpha yields the protein MTILIDSNSKIVVQGLTGSEGRKHGQLMLASGAKVVAGTNPKKAGQSLDFSWAGGLASVPIRATVAEAMEKDGANVSVIFVPAKFTKGAVIEAIDAGIPLIVVITEGVPVHDTAEFYSYAKEKGTSRILGPNCPGIQSPGESNAGIIPSGITGPGPIGLVSKSGTLTYQMMYELREIGISTAVGIGGDPIIGTTHVEALEAFEADPDTKVIVMIGEIGGDAEERAARYIQEHVTKPVVAYVAGFTAPKGKTMGHAGAIVSGSAGTAQAKKEALEAVGVKVGHTPSETAGLAKQLIAELGL from the coding sequence ATGACCATCCTTATCGACTCGAACAGCAAGATCGTCGTCCAGGGCCTCACCGGCTCCGAGGGTCGCAAGCACGGCCAGCTGATGCTGGCCTCCGGCGCGAAGGTCGTCGCGGGCACCAACCCGAAGAAGGCCGGCCAGTCGCTGGACTTCTCCTGGGCCGGCGGCCTGGCGTCCGTCCCGATCCGGGCCACCGTGGCCGAGGCAATGGAGAAGGACGGGGCGAACGTCTCGGTCATCTTCGTCCCGGCGAAGTTCACCAAGGGTGCGGTCATCGAGGCCATCGACGCAGGCATCCCGCTGATCGTCGTGATCACCGAGGGTGTCCCGGTGCACGACACCGCCGAGTTCTACTCGTACGCCAAGGAGAAGGGCACCAGCCGCATCCTCGGCCCGAACTGCCCGGGCATCCAGTCGCCCGGCGAGTCGAACGCGGGGATCATCCCGTCCGGCATCACCGGCCCCGGCCCGATCGGTCTGGTGTCGAAGTCGGGCACCCTGACCTACCAGATGATGTACGAGCTGCGCGAGATCGGCATCTCCACCGCCGTCGGCATCGGCGGCGACCCGATCATCGGCACCACCCATGTGGAGGCTCTGGAGGCGTTCGAGGCCGATCCCGACACCAAGGTCATCGTGATGATCGGCGAGATCGGTGGCGACGCCGAGGAGCGTGCCGCGCGCTACATCCAGGAGCACGTGACGAAGCCGGTCGTGGCGTACGTCGCCGGCTTCACCGCCCCGAAGGGCAAGACGATGGGGCATGCCGGCGCGATCGTGTCGGGCTCCGCAGGCACCGCGCAGGCCAAGAAGGAGGCCCTCGAGGCCGTCGGCGTCAAGGTGGGCCACACGCCGTCGGAGACCGCCGGGCTGGCCAAGCAGCTGATCGCCGAGCTGGGCCTGTGA
- a CDS encoding response regulator transcription factor gives MTTHQPEPQTPDAEGAGPREGLRTGSLRVVVVDDHDMFRAGVKHEIGARVTIVGEAADAPGAVRTILATDPDVVLLDVHLPGGGGVEVLRQVHQRHPDVRFLALSVSDAAEDVISLIRGGARGYVTKSINADELIEAIERVAGGDAVFSPRLAGFVLDAFSGSIDVASVDEDLDKLSPRERDVLRLIARGYSYKEVAKELFISVKTVETHVSSVLRKLQLSNRHQLARWANDRRLV, from the coding sequence ATGACGACCCATCAACCCGAACCGCAGACACCGGACGCCGAGGGCGCCGGACCGCGCGAGGGCCTGCGGACCGGCTCGCTGCGGGTGGTCGTGGTGGACGACCACGACATGTTCCGGGCCGGCGTGAAGCACGAGATCGGCGCCCGGGTGACCATCGTCGGCGAGGCGGCCGACGCGCCCGGCGCCGTCCGGACCATCCTCGCCACCGATCCCGATGTGGTGCTCCTCGACGTGCACCTGCCCGGCGGCGGCGGGGTCGAGGTGCTGCGCCAGGTCCACCAGCGCCACCCGGACGTACGTTTCCTGGCACTGTCGGTGTCGGACGCCGCCGAAGACGTGATCTCGCTGATCCGGGGCGGTGCTCGCGGCTACGTGACCAAGTCGATCAACGCCGATGAGTTGATCGAGGCGATCGAACGGGTCGCCGGCGGGGACGCGGTGTTCTCCCCGCGGCTGGCCGGCTTCGTCCTGGATGCCTTCTCCGGGTCGATCGACGTGGCCAGCGTCGACGAGGACCTCGACAAGCTGTCGCCGCGGGAGCGGGACGTGCTACGCCTGATCGCCCGCGGCTACTCCTACAAGGAGGTCGCCAAGGAGCTGTTCATCTCGGTGAAGACGGTGGAGACCCACGTGTCGAGCGTGCTGCGCAAGCTCCAGCTGTCCAACCGCCACCAGCTCGCCCGCTGGGCCAACGATCGGCGACTGGTCTGA
- the sucC gene encoding ADP-forming succinate--CoA ligase subunit beta, with product MDLYEYQARDLFESYGVSVMRAQTATTPAEARQVAEELGWPAVIKAQVKTGGRGKAGGVKLAKTADEAEELAGQILGMDIKGHTVHRVMVTEGADIAEEYYFSILVDRSERRYLAMCSRSGGMDIETLAVEHPDQLARVGIDPLVGIDAAKAAEITAAACFEEADRPALEAIFTKLWEVFRDEDATLVEVNPLIKAGDGSMIAIDGKITLDDNAAFRHPGHEALADTSAVDPLEQQAREKGLNYVKLDGNVGVIGNGAGLMMSTLDVVAYAGEDLPGKPSPANFLDIGGGASAEVMADGLSLILSDPDVKSVFVNVYGGITSCEQVAQGIVQALELLGERANKPLVLRLDGNNAAGGRQVLRKARERLAGVVVIATTMDGGALKAAKLAAGVATVDELRDAPEGEN from the coding sequence ATGGATCTGTACGAGTATCAGGCCCGCGACCTGTTCGAGTCCTACGGCGTTTCGGTGATGCGGGCTCAGACCGCAACCACTCCGGCCGAGGCACGACAGGTCGCCGAAGAGCTCGGCTGGCCGGCTGTCATCAAGGCCCAGGTGAAGACCGGCGGGCGCGGCAAGGCCGGTGGCGTGAAGCTGGCCAAGACCGCAGACGAGGCCGAGGAACTGGCCGGACAGATCCTCGGCATGGACATCAAGGGCCATACCGTCCATCGGGTGATGGTGACCGAGGGCGCCGACATCGCCGAGGAGTACTACTTCTCGATCCTGGTCGACCGTTCGGAGCGCCGCTACCTGGCGATGTGCTCCCGCAGCGGCGGCATGGACATCGAGACCCTCGCGGTCGAGCACCCCGATCAGTTGGCCCGGGTCGGGATCGACCCGCTGGTCGGCATCGATGCGGCCAAGGCGGCCGAGATCACCGCCGCGGCCTGCTTCGAGGAGGCCGATCGCCCCGCTCTGGAGGCGATCTTCACGAAGCTGTGGGAGGTGTTCCGCGACGAGGACGCCACGCTGGTCGAGGTCAACCCGCTGATCAAGGCCGGCGACGGCTCGATGATCGCCATCGACGGCAAGATCACCCTCGACGACAACGCCGCCTTCCGCCACCCGGGCCACGAGGCTCTGGCTGACACGTCGGCGGTGGACCCGCTGGAGCAGCAGGCCCGCGAGAAGGGCCTGAACTACGTGAAGCTGGACGGCAACGTCGGCGTCATCGGCAACGGTGCCGGTCTGATGATGAGCACCCTGGACGTCGTGGCGTACGCCGGCGAGGACCTGCCGGGCAAGCCGAGCCCCGCCAACTTCCTCGACATCGGTGGCGGCGCCTCGGCCGAGGTGATGGCTGACGGCCTGTCGCTGATCCTGTCCGACCCTGACGTCAAGAGCGTCTTCGTCAACGTCTATGGCGGCATCACCTCCTGCGAGCAGGTGGCCCAGGGCATCGTGCAGGCCCTCGAGCTGCTCGGTGAGCGTGCGAACAAGCCGCTGGTGCTGCGTCTCGACGGCAACAACGCGGCCGGTGGTCGGCAGGTGCTCCGCAAGGCACGCGAGCGCCTGGCCGGCGTGGTCGTGATCGCCACCACCATGGACGGCGGCGCCCTCAAGGCCGCCAAGCTGGCGGCCGGTGTCGCCACTGTCGACGAGCTCCGCGATGCCCCGGAAGGCGAGAACTGA
- a CDS encoding peptidoglycan DD-metalloendopeptidase family protein codes for MSRIPTPSSHPRRAVAADDSSESTLGSPRAPITTLRDRFQQPAADGTPGRYAQIDGGDETDDNRHTLNTSLAALTVSALGLAVAGAVTLTSNAQAANPEAVLAAQQRNGGSPTVAQPAPASAADTSNGGGAANTSDGQSPAGGALDGRSTDGTSRTAARTELDAAMSAQLATERSKQLSAANNSATEASISKASASRSALLNDAKKATSSQNEQLKTPTGTLSGAAARSATMSVAASGGGGATPLKPGTYTLGARFGAVGSWSRYHTGQDFPAPIGTPIYAAAAGVIAPANGGSWAGNHVVIDHPGGGATLYAHMSSTAVRVGQQVQAGQLIGYVGVTGRSFGPHLHWEYYPNAKTVGDPYTAANPVPWLAARGVAL; via the coding sequence GTGTCACGGATCCCGACACCCTCGTCGCATCCCCGACGCGCCGTCGCCGCCGACGACTCATCGGAATCGACCCTCGGATCCCCCCGGGCCCCCATCACCACTCTCCGCGACCGGTTCCAGCAGCCGGCTGCTGACGGCACGCCGGGGCGCTATGCCCAGATCGACGGCGGCGACGAGACCGACGACAACCGCCACACCCTGAACACCAGCCTGGCCGCCCTGACCGTCTCGGCTCTCGGTCTGGCCGTGGCCGGCGCGGTCACCCTGACCTCCAACGCTCAGGCGGCCAACCCTGAGGCCGTTCTCGCGGCGCAGCAGCGCAACGGCGGCTCGCCGACCGTGGCGCAGCCCGCGCCCGCCTCCGCCGCCGACACATCCAACGGGGGCGGTGCGGCCAACACGTCGGACGGCCAGTCCCCGGCGGGCGGCGCCCTGGACGGCAGGTCCACCGACGGCACCTCCCGGACGGCGGCCCGTACGGAGCTCGACGCGGCGATGAGCGCCCAGCTGGCGACCGAACGGTCCAAGCAGCTGTCCGCCGCCAACAACTCCGCCACCGAGGCGTCCATCTCGAAGGCCTCGGCCTCCCGCTCTGCGCTGCTGAACGACGCGAAGAAGGCCACGTCGAGCCAGAACGAGCAGCTGAAGACCCCGACCGGCACCCTCAGCGGTGCAGCCGCCCGCTCCGCCACGATGTCCGTCGCGGCCTCCGGTGGCGGCGGTGCGACGCCGCTGAAGCCGGGCACCTACACCCTCGGCGCACGGTTCGGCGCCGTCGGCTCGTGGTCCCGCTACCACACCGGCCAGGACTTCCCCGCCCCGATCGGCACCCCGATCTACGCCGCGGCCGCCGGCGTGATCGCCCCGGCCAACGGCGGGTCCTGGGCCGGCAACCATGTGGTCATCGACCACCCCGGTGGTGGCGCCACCCTGTACGCCCACATGTCCTCCACCGCGGTACGCGTGGGCCAGCAGGTGCAGGCCGGCCAGCTGATCGGCTACGTCGGGGTGACCGGCCGCTCCTTCGGACCGCATCTGCACTGGGAGTACTACCCGAACGCCAAGACGGTCGGCGACCCGTACACCGCGGCGAACCCGGTGCCGTGGCTCGCGGCCCGCGGCGTCGCTCTCTGA